CGGGAAATAAAGCCCTGGTTGTGCAGGAAGGGATAAAAGATTAGATATGGGTAACGATTTCTTTAATCAGCGGTGGGCCTTTAAAAATAAAGCCCGAATAAATTTGCACCAGTGACGCCCCGGCGGCAATTTTTTCGCGAGCCGCTATCACCGAGTCGATGCCGCCTACGCCAATAATCGGCAAGCGCCCGTTTAATTCTTGCGACAACCGCCGAATAATTTCCGTGCTTTTTAATTGCAACGGACGGCCACTTAACCCACCCGTTTCGTCGCAATGTTTCATTCCCTGTACCAGCGATCTTTCAAGCGTGGTATTAGTGGCAATAACACCATCAATATTGTGACGAACTAAACTATCGGCCACCTGGATCAATTCCTCTTCAGAAAGATCTGGTGCGATCTTTACGGCTACCGGAACATATTTATGATGCAGGTTTTGCAGATCGTTTTGCTTATTCTTAATTGCCGTAAGCAGATCGTCCAGCGCTTCGCCATATTGTAGTGTGCGTAAACCGGGCGTATTCGGCGAAGAAATATTGATGGCGATATAACCGGCATAGGCATAGATTTTTTCCATACAAATCAGGTAGTCATCTTTACCCTGCTCGACGGGCGTGTCTTTATTCTTGCCAATATTAATGCCCAACACACCGTCGAAGTGTGATTTCTTTACGTTCTCAACCAGGTTATCCACGCCAAGATTATTGAAACCCATGCGGTTGATCAGTCCTTCCGCATCAACCAGACGGAAGATCCTCGGCTTGTCATTACCGGGTTGCGGGCGCGGCGTTACGGTACCGATTTCGATGGCGCCAAACCCCATCGCGCCCAGCGCATCAATGCACTCGCCATTTTTATCCATCCCGGCCGCTAACCCCAACGGGTTTTTAAAGGTCAGCCCCATGCATTTGACCGGCTTCTCCGGTACACGCTGACGTACAAGGGCTTCGAAAGGCGTGCCGGTAATTCGGCGTAATTGCTGGAACGTTAATTCATGAGCGCGCTCTGGATCGAGCTGGAAAAGGGCTTTACGAACGAAGGGGTAGTACATGAACTCTCCTGGATTCCCGGTTGCAAACCGGGGGCGTATTATCAGTGATTACCCGACGAAAGGGAATTGACCTGCGGCAAAAAAAGACGAATCGACGCAATCGTTTTCTCTAACCCCTCTCCTTTATGCAAATTTCAGCATATTTTCATCGAATAAATCATTTAGTGGAATAAATCGACTCTGCCACACTGCCT
This genomic interval from Kosakonia sacchari SP1 contains the following:
- the pyrD gene encoding quinone-dependent dihydroorotate dehydrogenase, with product MYYPFVRKALFQLDPERAHELTFQQLRRITGTPFEALVRQRVPEKPVKCMGLTFKNPLGLAAGMDKNGECIDALGAMGFGAIEIGTVTPRPQPGNDKPRIFRLVDAEGLINRMGFNNLGVDNLVENVKKSHFDGVLGINIGKNKDTPVEQGKDDYLICMEKIYAYAGYIAINISSPNTPGLRTLQYGEALDDLLTAIKNKQNDLQNLHHKYVPVAVKIAPDLSEEELIQVADSLVRHNIDGVIATNTTLERSLVQGMKHCDETGGLSGRPLQLKSTEIIRRLSQELNGRLPIIGVGGIDSVIAAREKIAAGASLVQIYSGFIFKGPPLIKEIVTHI